From one Nitrosococcus halophilus Nc 4 genomic stretch:
- a CDS encoding RNA-guided endonuclease InsQ/TnpB family protein, whose protein sequence is MTKRAYQERFYPTAEQAELLARSFGCARFVWNNTLKHRTDAFYQNGEVIPHSALEKRLVQLKQDFSWLNEVSSVIFQQLLRDQQQAFKHFWEKRAGYPRFKSKHRGQSIRLTKAAFRFKDGHLFIAKSSEPLNIHWSFKDGLPSEPSAITISKDAAGRYFVSMLCEFESEPMPVVNKTVGIDLGLKDLFVTSDGFKSGNPKYTEQYEAKLAYLQRKLAKKRKGSRNRNKLRLKVARVHTKIADCRRDATHKATRTLINENQVVCVESLAVKNMIKHPRLAKPIADAHWGEFVRQLKYKAQWVGRTVVEIDRGFPSSKRCPTPGCGHINETLPLEVREWSCPSCGTVHDRDIAAAINIKTAGLAGLASGATGTGATTGVVA, encoded by the coding sequence ATGACGAAGAGGGCGTACCAGGAACGATTCTATCCCACAGCTGAACAAGCCGAACTGCTGGCGCGTTCGTTCGGCTGTGCGCGTTTTGTTTGGAACAACACGCTCAAGCATCGTACCGATGCGTTCTATCAGAACGGCGAAGTCATTCCCCATTCGGCGCTGGAAAAAAGGCTTGTCCAACTCAAGCAGGACTTTTCTTGGCTGAATGAGGTTTCCAGCGTTATTTTCCAGCAGTTGCTGCGCGATCAGCAGCAGGCTTTCAAGCACTTCTGGGAGAAGCGAGCGGGGTATCCGCGTTTCAAATCCAAGCATCGGGGCCAGTCAATCCGACTGACCAAAGCCGCGTTCCGGTTCAAGGACGGCCACCTGTTCATCGCCAAGTCGAGCGAACCGTTGAATATCCACTGGAGCTTCAAGGACGGTCTGCCGTCAGAGCCCTCCGCTATCACGATTTCTAAGGACGCAGCGGGACGCTATTTTGTGTCCATGCTGTGTGAATTCGAGTCCGAACCGATGCCGGTGGTCAACAAGACGGTCGGCATCGATCTGGGTCTGAAAGACTTGTTCGTCACTAGCGACGGATTCAAATCCGGCAATCCCAAGTACACCGAGCAGTACGAAGCGAAGCTGGCCTATCTGCAGCGTAAGCTGGCGAAGAAGCGCAAAGGTTCCCGTAACCGCAACAAACTGCGGCTGAAGGTGGCCCGTGTGCACACCAAAATAGCTGACTGCCGTAGGGACGCCACCCACAAGGCGACCCGCACACTGATCAACGAAAACCAAGTCGTGTGCGTTGAATCTCTGGCGGTGAAGAACATGATCAAACACCCCCGGCTTGCCAAGCCCATAGCCGATGCCCATTGGGGTGAGTTTGTCCGTCAACTGAAGTACAAGGCGCAGTGGGTAGGGCGAACCGTAGTCGAGATCGACCGCGGGTTCCCCAGCTCCAAGCGTTGCCCCACCCCAGGGTGCGGACATATCAACGAAACGCTGCCGCTGGAGGTGCGTGAATGGAGCTGTCCCTCGTGCGGGACTGTCCATGACCGCGACATCGCAGCGGCGATCAATATCAAAACCGCCGGGCTGGCGGGGTTAGCCTCTGGAGCGACTGGAACGGGGGCGACAACAGGCGTTGTCGCCTAG
- a CDS encoding DUF4124 domain-containing protein, producing the protein MNKERYLLGWALIILLITLPSVAAETLYRWTDASGTARYGYQPPLGIQAVPAAEVQRELMRREPPVSCPELEIEHLHLINKEISRVKAMPAGLGLDYELTPAAKRELILDLLAHRAALITGRSALDFHSSKNYEFDHLRAQYEQEKTRLLETLEDQESMLRAQRIQIERERRRAEAALHLLHRPLPVLVW; encoded by the coding sequence ATGAATAAAGAACGTTATTTATTGGGATGGGCATTAATCATTTTACTGATAACTTTACCTTCTGTAGCAGCCGAAACGCTTTACCGTTGGACTGATGCTTCGGGCACGGCGAGATATGGTTATCAGCCGCCCCTAGGCATCCAAGCTGTTCCTGCTGCGGAGGTGCAGAGGGAATTGATGAGGCGTGAGCCCCCCGTGAGTTGCCCAGAGTTAGAGATTGAGCACCTGCATTTAATTAACAAGGAGATCAGCCGCGTCAAGGCAATGCCGGCTGGATTGGGACTAGACTACGAACTGACACCAGCGGCTAAGCGGGAATTGATCTTAGACTTGCTTGCCCACCGGGCAGCTTTGATTACCGGGCGAAGTGCTTTAGATTTCCATTCGTCAAAGAACTACGAATTTGACCATTTGAGAGCTCAGTATGAGCAGGAAAAGACCCGGTTGTTGGAGACCTTGGAAGACCAAGAGAGCATGTTACGGGCTCAGCGCATTCAAATTGAGCGAGAACGGCGGCGGGCGGAGGCAGCGCTGCATCTACTCCACAGGCCGTTGCCTGTGCTAGTTTGGTAG
- a CDS encoding LPS-assembly protein LptD, which translates to MEQKKNTILLVGLFSFLLGLVPMARAQIPQWEKCERFIEPASEELLDPEPRGPVDVTADQVESEKEGISIFSGDVKFRRRGQWLDADEVHYDKPNNTVKAFGDVRYQDATVDVISDSAKVNLETDIGVAENARYFLRDYHARGEAAEVEREGSAKSELQDATFTTCDIGDNAWQLKASQVSLDHEEGVGWARHARLKLWDVPILYAPFLRFPIDDRRKSGFLVPSVGSSSNSGVDISTPYYWNIAPDRDATITPRYLSERGPMLEGELRYLNPRNQGKIQGSILPHDDRKGDYRGAFSYQHTGSPWSRWFTNLDINLVSDDTYFEDLGNSLSIASTTYLNNQLDVSYQGEGWYALGRFQGFQTIDRTIPGFSRPHQRLPQLLVDGFFPDRFLGLDLDFHGEVVNFQRDALPNGVRLDLWPTVSLPFRTPGTFFTPSLGVRDTRYFLDDTPPGTDNTVSRTLPVFSIDTGAVFERSLSLWGSRLRQTLEPRAYYLYIPFENQEDFPVFDSAPLDFYFARLFQPNRFTGADRLNDANQLTLAVTTRLLQSSTGDELLRASIGQIQFFRDRKVTLPGFPEETDSSSSIIAEMAARLAPEWSLRGELRFDPHQERADLGSAELRYRGKGGSLLNMGYRFRRQLLEQVDISGRYPITKNWSVVGRWYHSIADDRLLEVLGGVEYDSCCWAIRLVGRSYITNIEGDRNNSVMVQLELKGLGNLGQNVESLLRRTVLGYGEQF; encoded by the coding sequence GTGGAACAGAAAAAGAATACTATCTTGCTTGTGGGGCTCTTTTCTTTCCTGTTGGGACTAGTTCCTATGGCCAGGGCACAGATACCCCAGTGGGAAAAATGTGAGCGGTTTATTGAACCCGCCTCAGAGGAGTTACTGGACCCGGAACCTAGAGGCCCAGTGGATGTTACCGCTGATCAGGTTGAATCCGAAAAGGAGGGGATCTCTATATTTAGTGGTGATGTTAAATTTAGACGCCGGGGACAGTGGTTAGATGCGGATGAGGTGCACTACGACAAGCCAAATAACACCGTGAAGGCTTTTGGCGATGTGCGCTATCAGGATGCCACGGTGGATGTGATCAGTGACTCCGCTAAAGTAAATCTGGAGACAGATATTGGTGTCGCTGAAAATGCCCGCTATTTTTTACGAGATTACCATGCCCGTGGAGAGGCGGCTGAGGTGGAGCGAGAAGGTTCCGCTAAAAGTGAGTTGCAGGATGCCACTTTTACCACTTGTGATATTGGGGATAATGCTTGGCAGTTGAAGGCGAGCCAGGTAAGCCTGGATCACGAAGAAGGGGTAGGTTGGGCCCGTCATGCCCGCCTCAAATTGTGGGATGTCCCCATACTCTATGCTCCCTTTCTACGCTTTCCCATCGACGATCGGCGTAAATCTGGGTTTTTGGTCCCCTCCGTGGGGAGTTCCAGTAACTCGGGTGTGGATATCAGTACGCCCTATTATTGGAATATTGCCCCGGATCGGGATGCGACCATTACTCCCCGCTACTTGTCCGAGCGGGGTCCCATGCTGGAAGGGGAATTGCGTTATCTTAATCCCCGCAACCAAGGGAAAATCCAGGGATCGATTCTGCCCCACGATGACAGGAAGGGGGATTATCGCGGCGCTTTCTCCTATCAGCATACCGGCAGCCCTTGGTCGCGCTGGTTTACCAACCTGGATATCAATCTCGTTTCTGATGACACCTATTTTGAGGATCTAGGTAACAGCCTGAGCATTGCCAGTACTACCTACCTCAATAATCAGTTGGATGTGAGCTACCAAGGGGAGGGTTGGTATGCCCTAGGGCGTTTCCAAGGCTTTCAAACCATTGACAGGACTATTCCTGGTTTTTCTCGCCCTCACCAACGTTTACCTCAGCTTTTAGTGGATGGCTTTTTTCCCGATCGGTTTTTAGGATTGGATTTGGACTTTCACGGGGAAGTGGTAAACTTTCAGCGGGATGCGCTACCGAACGGGGTACGTTTAGACTTGTGGCCTACCGTGAGTTTGCCCTTCCGCACTCCCGGTACCTTCTTCACCCCAAGTCTTGGTGTACGGGATACCCGTTATTTCCTAGATGATACCCCGCCGGGTACGGACAACACGGTCAGCCGTACCTTACCGGTTTTCAGTATAGATACCGGCGCTGTTTTTGAGCGATCACTGTCTTTATGGGGTAGCCGTTTGCGTCAAACTTTAGAACCGCGTGCCTACTATCTTTATATTCCTTTTGAAAATCAAGAAGATTTTCCGGTTTTTGATAGCGCTCCGTTGGATTTTTACTTTGCTCGGCTATTCCAACCCAACCGTTTTACGGGAGCGGATCGCCTTAACGACGCCAATCAACTGACTCTAGCCGTCACTACCCGCTTACTGCAGTCCAGTACGGGGGATGAGTTGCTGCGGGCATCCATCGGTCAGATTCAGTTTTTTCGCGACCGCAAGGTCACCTTGCCTGGATTTCCTGAGGAGACTGACTCTAGTTCTTCCATTATTGCGGAAATGGCGGCTCGGTTGGCGCCAGAGTGGTCGCTGCGAGGTGAGTTGCGCTTTGATCCTCATCAGGAGCGGGCGGATTTGGGGTCTGCCGAGTTGCGTTATCGTGGAAAAGGGGGGAGCCTGCTGAATATGGGTTACCGTTTCCGTCGGCAGTTGTTGGAGCAGGTTGATATCTCTGGCCGCTATCCCATTACGAAGAATTGGAGTGTCGTCGGACGTTGGTATCATTCAATTGCCGATGATCGGCTCCTTGAGGTCCTGGGGGGGGTGGAGTATGACAGTTGTTGTTGGGCGATACGCTTGGTGGGGCGCAGTTACATTACCAACATCGAGGGGGATAGGAACAACTCGGTTATGGTCCAATTGGAGCTAAAGGGATTAGGTAATTTGGGGCAAAACGTGGAATCGTTGCTGAGGCGAACGGTGTTGGGCTATGGAGAACAGTTCTAA
- a CDS encoding peptidylprolyl isomerase, whose amino-acid sequence MRRLLVAVLAVFWSMGSFGATILDRIVAVVNEEVVLESELEQMVHTVQEQLVAKGTPLPPDYMLEQQVLERLVMQQLQLQLAARTGIRVGDETLNQALRRIAEDNGLTLSQFRDVLEQDGYNFPSFRENIRRELIISQLHKREVNDRVTVSEAEIDNFLTTQRKRGNQDVQYQLGHVLIAVPEAASPEQLQAARAKGEQLLRQLREGMDFQKAALAYSDGQQALEGGNLGWRKMGQLPTLFVDVVPKLQVGEISELIRSPSGFHIVKLLDRRGEEQQVVTQTHARHILLRTDELTSNRDARLRLGQLRQRALQGDDFSELAQAHSDDKASALKGGDLGWISPGQMIPRFEEVMRSLDPGEISKPFQTQFGWHVVQILNRRQQNMTEEFNRNRARMEIRQRKIEEELENWLRQLRDEAYVEYRLDS is encoded by the coding sequence ATGCGAAGATTGCTTGTTGCTGTCCTTGCGGTATTTTGGTCTATGGGGAGTTTTGGGGCGACCATCCTCGATCGTATTGTGGCGGTAGTGAATGAAGAAGTCGTCTTGGAAAGCGAATTGGAGCAGATGGTTCATACGGTTCAAGAACAATTAGTGGCTAAGGGAACGCCGCTCCCGCCAGACTATATGCTAGAGCAGCAGGTGTTGGAACGGCTGGTGATGCAACAGTTGCAGTTGCAGTTGGCTGCACGTACCGGCATCCGCGTTGGTGATGAAACCCTCAATCAGGCTTTGCGCCGGATCGCTGAGGATAACGGGTTAACTCTTAGCCAGTTTCGTGATGTCCTAGAACAAGATGGTTATAATTTTCCTTCTTTTCGCGAAAATATTCGCAGGGAGTTGATCATTTCTCAGCTCCATAAGCGGGAAGTTAACGATCGTGTGACCGTAAGCGAGGCGGAGATCGATAATTTTTTGACAACCCAGAGAAAACGAGGCAATCAGGACGTTCAATATCAGCTGGGCCATGTTTTGATCGCGGTGCCTGAAGCGGCTTCCCCAGAACAGCTCCAGGCAGCTCGGGCTAAGGGAGAGCAATTGTTGCGCCAGTTGCGGGAGGGAATGGATTTCCAGAAGGCGGCACTCGCCTATTCCGATGGGCAACAAGCCTTAGAAGGAGGTAATCTAGGTTGGCGTAAAATGGGGCAACTCCCGACCTTGTTTGTTGATGTGGTTCCCAAACTCCAGGTAGGTGAGATAAGCGAATTAATTCGCAGCCCCAGCGGCTTCCATATCGTTAAGCTCCTGGATCGTCGAGGGGAAGAACAACAGGTTGTGACTCAGACTCATGCCCGCCATATTCTTCTTCGTACCGATGAACTAACCAGCAACCGGGATGCTCGGTTACGCCTTGGCCAGTTGCGCCAGCGGGCATTACAAGGGGATGATTTTTCTGAATTGGCACAAGCCCATTCCGATGACAAAGCCAGCGCCTTAAAAGGGGGAGATCTGGGTTGGATTAGCCCAGGCCAGATGATCCCCCGCTTCGAAGAAGTGATGAGGTCCCTGGACCCGGGGGAGATCAGCAAACCCTTCCAGACACAATTTGGTTGGCATGTGGTTCAAATACTGAATCGGCGACAGCAAAACATGACCGAGGAGTTCAATCGGAATCGGGCGCGGATGGAGATTCGCCAGCGTAAAATCGAAGAAGAACTGGAAAACTGGCTGCGGCAGCTCCGAGATGAAGCCTATGTGGAATATCGCCTGGATAGCTGA
- the pdxA gene encoding 4-hydroxythreonine-4-phosphate dehydrogenase PdxA, translating to MTCLRLVLTPGEPAGIGPDISIQLACHRREYELVVVADPEVLTQRARQRGLALALDIYDPVQPPEPGIPGRLKILPLEAPAPVTPGRLSPANGAYVLEGLRRSVAGCLRGEFAALVTGPVHKGVINQAGMAFTGHTEFLAGLCGSSQVVMMLAAPGLRVALATTHLPLREVSDAITPQGLEGTLRILHRDLKQRFGIPEPRILVCGLNPHAGEGGHLGREEIEIIEPVLETLRTEGMQLLGPLPADTVFVPRYLEKADAVLAMYHDQGLPVLKHLGFGQAVNITLGLPIIRTSVDHGTALNLAGSGPVDSGSLEAAVKAALELAKRQ from the coding sequence ATGACCTGTTTGCGGCTGGTGCTGACTCCTGGTGAACCTGCTGGAATTGGCCCTGATATCTCGATCCAATTGGCTTGCCACCGGCGGGAATATGAACTGGTGGTGGTGGCCGACCCGGAGGTCCTCACTCAGCGCGCGCGGCAGCGGGGGCTAGCGCTAGCCCTTGATATCTATGATCCCGTCCAGCCGCCGGAGCCGGGGATACCCGGAAGGCTGAAAATCCTCCCGCTAGAGGCTCCAGCACCAGTGACTCCAGGCCGCTTGTCCCCCGCTAATGGAGCTTACGTCTTGGAGGGCTTGCGGCGCTCTGTGGCGGGATGTTTGCGGGGAGAGTTTGCTGCTTTGGTCACCGGTCCCGTCCATAAAGGGGTTATCAATCAGGCGGGAATGGCCTTTACCGGCCATACCGAGTTTCTGGCGGGGCTTTGTGGTAGTTCCCAGGTGGTGATGATGCTGGCAGCCCCTGGGTTGCGGGTTGCCTTAGCCACCACCCATTTACCCCTGCGCGAGGTCAGTGATGCCATTACCCCCCAGGGTCTAGAAGGTACCCTGCGGATATTGCATCGTGACTTGAAGCAGCGCTTCGGAATCCCCGAGCCACGTATTTTAGTCTGTGGGCTGAATCCCCATGCAGGAGAGGGGGGGCATTTGGGGCGGGAGGAAATCGAGATCATCGAGCCGGTCCTGGAAACCTTGCGGACAGAGGGAATGCAACTTTTGGGGCCGTTGCCCGCGGATACGGTGTTTGTGCCTCGCTACTTGGAAAAGGCTGATGCAGTGCTCGCCATGTATCATGATCAGGGATTGCCTGTACTCAAACATCTGGGCTTTGGACAGGCGGTTAATATTACTTTGGGATTGCCAATTATTCGCACTTCGGTGGATCATGGCACGGCCTTAAACCTTGCCGGCAGCGGCCCGGTGGATAGTGGCAGCCTGGAGGCCGCCGTTAAGGCCGCTTTGGAGTTGGCAAAGAGACAATGA
- the rsmA gene encoding 16S rRNA (adenine(1518)-N(6)/adenine(1519)-N(6))-dimethyltransferase RsmA — protein sequence MNIPSYQARKRFGQHFLHDKQVIDRLHRVINPQPGELMVEIGPGQGALTLPLLRRLGHLEAIELDRDLAAYLVENCASEGDLHLHNVDALTFDFRTLAREQNQRLRVVGNLPYNVSTPLLFHLLAQVEVLEDMHFMLQREVVVRLAAKPGGKDYGRLSVMVQFYCGVEPLFTVKPGAFMPPPKVDSMVVRLKPHRPSLAPEIPHAALNRVVSQAFSQRRKTLANALKGLLGSADLKVLGIDPRQRPETVDLEQYLALTRYWLAHR from the coding sequence ATGAATATTCCAAGCTACCAGGCGCGCAAGCGCTTTGGGCAGCATTTCCTCCATGATAAACAGGTTATTGATCGCCTGCACAGAGTTATTAATCCCCAGCCGGGTGAGTTAATGGTGGAAATTGGCCCGGGTCAAGGGGCCTTGACTCTTCCCCTGCTTCGTCGCCTTGGGCATCTTGAAGCGATTGAGTTAGATCGGGATTTAGCGGCCTACCTGGTCGAAAACTGTGCCTCGGAAGGGGATTTGCACCTGCATAATGTGGACGCCTTAACCTTTGATTTTCGTACCCTTGCCCGGGAACAGAACCAGCGCCTGCGGGTGGTGGGCAATTTACCCTATAACGTCTCAACCCCCTTGTTGTTCCATCTATTGGCCCAGGTCGAGGTCTTGGAGGACATGCATTTTATGCTGCAACGGGAAGTGGTGGTTCGATTGGCCGCCAAGCCTGGGGGTAAGGATTACGGACGTTTGAGTGTAATGGTGCAGTTTTATTGTGGGGTTGAACCCTTATTCACGGTGAAACCTGGAGCTTTTATGCCCCCACCGAAGGTGGATTCGATGGTGGTGCGCTTGAAACCACACCGACCGTCTTTGGCACCGGAAATTCCCCACGCTGCTCTCAATCGGGTGGTTTCCCAAGCTTTTTCCCAGCGGCGTAAGACTCTGGCCAATGCCCTCAAGGGTCTCTTGGGTTCAGCCGATTTAAAAGTCCTGGGGATTGATCCCCGGCAGCGGCCGGAGACGGTGGATTTGGAACAGTATCTTGCTCTGACTCGGTATTGGCTAGCCCATCGATAG
- a CDS encoding Maf family protein, producing the protein MSLAPPTLVLASSSPYRAALLERLGLPFETCAPHIDETPLPQEQPEELVARLAEAKARAVGAEFPHALVIGSDQVAVLDRYILGKPGTHERALQQLRAASGREVIFYTGLCLFNTTTGEAKTTVEPFRVQFRPLTEKQIEHYLQRERPYQCAGSFQSEGLGIALFKRLQGDDPNTLIGLPLIRLTELLEQESYPVL; encoded by the coding sequence ATGAGTTTAGCGCCTCCGACCCTCGTCCTCGCTTCGAGTTCTCCCTATCGGGCCGCCTTGCTAGAACGCTTGGGCTTGCCTTTTGAGACCTGCGCTCCCCATATCGATGAAACCCCTCTGCCCCAAGAACAGCCCGAGGAATTAGTGGCCCGCCTAGCGGAGGCTAAAGCACGGGCGGTAGGGGCTGAATTTCCCCATGCTTTGGTCATTGGTTCTGATCAAGTGGCGGTTCTGGATCGGTACATTCTGGGAAAGCCAGGGACTCACGAACGGGCTTTGCAACAACTGCGGGCCGCCTCAGGACGGGAGGTGATCTTTTATACTGGGCTTTGTCTATTCAATACTACCACCGGTGAAGCCAAAACCACCGTTGAACCCTTTCGGGTCCAATTTCGCCCCCTCACGGAAAAACAGATAGAGCACTATCTTCAGCGGGAGCGTCCTTATCAGTGTGCCGGGAGTTTCCAATCCGAGGGATTGGGAATCGCCCTTTTCAAACGCCTTCAAGGAGACGACCCGAACACCTTGATTGGCCTCCCCCTCATTCGTTTGACTGAACTGCTGGAACAAGAAAGCTATCCGGTTTTATAA
- the oadA gene encoding sodium-extruding oxaloacetate decarboxylase subunit alpha yields MSRVHITDTILRDAHQSLIATRLRTEDMLPICPELDKVGYWSLEVWGGATFDSCLRFLKEDPWQRLTRLREALPNTRLQMLLRGQNLVGYRHYPDDVVQAFVQRAAAGGIDVFRIFDALNDLRNLRVAIEAVKAAGKHAQGAICYTVSPVHNIAAFVAQAKELEAMGCDSLAIKDMAGLLTPFATAELVSALVDSVSLPLHLHTHSTAGLASMCHLKAIECGCRHIDTAISSFAGGSSHEPTESMVAALKDTPFDTGLDLELLQMIGFYFRDVRGKYAQFESDYTGVDTRVQLNQVPGGMISNLANQLRDQGALTAMNEVLAEIPRVRQDLGYPPLVTPTSQIVGTQAVLNVLTGERYKNITNEVKLYLEGRYGQPPGSINGSVRQLAIGNTPVIEGRPADLLPEEMERFKREISDLAQSEEDVLTYAMFPEIGRTFLQERAAGTLQPEPLNPPPEQGQKGGVPIEFNITRHGETYNVRVSGSGLHPGGQRLFHVYVDGLQEELLLETLSEAPTPQDEATAPGKKTGSRPKATAPGHVMTSMPGTIVEVLVETGQQVAAKEPVLVVEAMKMETEIVAPIGGKVTTLHVAKGDYVTPEERLLEIESNPQ; encoded by the coding sequence TTGTCCCGGGTACATATCACCGACACCATCTTGCGCGACGCCCACCAGTCCCTTATCGCCACCCGGCTCCGCACTGAGGACATGCTGCCCATCTGTCCGGAGCTTGATAAAGTGGGCTACTGGTCCTTGGAAGTGTGGGGAGGAGCCACTTTCGATAGCTGTCTACGCTTTCTTAAGGAGGATCCCTGGCAGCGTCTCACCCGGTTACGGGAGGCGCTCCCCAATACCCGCCTACAGATGCTCCTACGGGGGCAAAATCTAGTGGGCTACCGCCACTATCCAGACGATGTGGTGCAGGCCTTTGTCCAACGGGCGGCGGCCGGGGGAATTGACGTCTTCCGAATCTTTGATGCACTCAATGACTTGCGTAACCTCAGGGTCGCCATCGAGGCCGTCAAAGCCGCCGGCAAACATGCCCAAGGGGCTATCTGTTACACGGTCAGCCCGGTCCACAACATTGCGGCCTTTGTCGCCCAAGCCAAAGAACTGGAGGCGATGGGCTGCGACAGTCTTGCGATTAAGGACATGGCGGGACTTCTCACGCCTTTTGCCACCGCCGAGCTGGTCTCCGCTCTCGTGGACTCGGTGTCGCTACCCCTCCACCTCCATACCCATTCTACTGCCGGCCTGGCTAGCATGTGTCACCTTAAGGCAATCGAATGCGGCTGCCGCCATATCGATACCGCCATCTCTTCTTTTGCGGGCGGCAGCAGCCATGAACCTACCGAAAGCATGGTGGCCGCCCTTAAAGACACCCCCTTTGATACGGGTTTAGATCTAGAACTCCTGCAAATGATTGGCTTTTACTTCCGGGATGTGCGCGGCAAATATGCACAATTCGAGAGCGACTATACGGGGGTGGATACCCGGGTCCAACTCAACCAGGTGCCTGGAGGAATGATTTCTAACCTGGCTAATCAACTGCGGGATCAAGGGGCGCTCACGGCCATGAATGAGGTGCTTGCAGAAATTCCCCGGGTTCGCCAGGATCTGGGATATCCCCCTCTAGTGACTCCTACTTCCCAAATCGTGGGGACCCAGGCGGTGCTTAATGTGCTGACTGGCGAGCGCTACAAGAATATTACCAATGAGGTTAAGCTCTACCTGGAAGGCCGCTATGGCCAACCTCCTGGCTCTATTAACGGCAGTGTACGCCAGCTTGCCATTGGCAACACGCCCGTCATTGAAGGACGCCCCGCCGATCTATTACCGGAAGAGATGGAACGCTTTAAGCGGGAAATCAGCGACTTGGCCCAGTCAGAGGAAGATGTCCTGACCTATGCCATGTTCCCAGAAATTGGTCGAACTTTTCTTCAAGAGCGGGCTGCCGGCACCTTGCAGCCAGAGCCCCTCAACCCACCGCCTGAGCAGGGCCAAAAAGGGGGCGTTCCCATTGAGTTCAATATTACTCGCCATGGCGAAACCTACAACGTTCGGGTCAGCGGCAGCGGTTTGCATCCAGGCGGTCAACGCTTGTTCCATGTCTACGTGGACGGGCTGCAAGAAGAACTGTTGCTAGAAACCCTATCGGAGGCGCCCACACCCCAGGATGAAGCCACCGCTCCGGGGAAAAAGACGGGCTCCCGACCAAAGGCAACGGCACCAGGCCATGTGATGACTTCCATGCCGGGGACCATTGTGGAGGTGCTGGTAGAAACCGGCCAGCAGGTGGCCGCCAAGGAGCCGGTCTTGGTGGTGGAGGCGATGAAAATGGAAACGGAAATCGTGGCCCCTATTGGGGGTAAAGTAACGACCCTCCATGTGGCCAAAGGGGATTACGTGACCCCAGAAGAACGACTACTTGAGATCGAAAGCAACCCCCAATGA